A window of Amblyraja radiata isolate CabotCenter1 unplaced genomic scaffold, sAmbRad1.1.pri scaffold_788_ctg1, whole genome shotgun sequence contains these coding sequences:
- the LOC116970356 gene encoding inositol polyphosphate-5-phosphatase A-like — MEALLLVTANVGSLFDDLEGLQTIWLQEFYEAVAKYKPHFIAVHCQEIGGKDYETGMAQVDPFVESILSSKEMQEYNRVCVYLDQTFTAHTRFTALGSMYFLHQSVHNIYQFDFKVQEFKEVVGKVVHSTHLDTNSMIEKERFPQDFWPEFKWSRKGYIRTRWRLQDQVFDLVNVHLFHDASNLVAWRCPSVFPGNRRRALGHVLSRITNSCYEKVPFLIFGDFNVRLDTQRVVETLCSPATVRTIPTNDAGDVNKVLFQEKGKDHKVLLRLESKTFDYFDQDVFRENNGKALLEFDRELATFTDDICELDIHFPPSYPYSEVNTEGTLYANTRCPAWCDRILMSPSAIELVVKGRPVYNVMGPAVCMGDHKPVYLFFHIPA, encoded by the exons ATGGAGGCGCTGCTACTGGTCACCGCTAATGTGGGCTCGTTGTTCGATGAT TTGGAAGGTTTGCAAACGATCTGGTTACAGGAGTTCTATGAG gcGGTGGCTAAATACAAGCCCCACTTCATTGCCGTGCACTGCCAGGAGATCGGAGGGAAGGACTATGAAACCGGCATGGCACAAGTGGACCCGTTTGTGGA GAGTATTCTGTCCAGTAAAGAAATGCAGGAGTACAACAGAGTCTGTGTGTACCTGGACCAGACTTTCACCGCTCACACACGTTTCACT GCACTGGGCAGCATGTACTTCCTGCACCAATCAGTTCACAACATCTACCAGTTCGATTTTAAAG TGCAAGAGTTCAAGGAGGTGGTGGGCAAGGTGGTCCATTCCACACACCTGGATACAAACAGCATGATCGAGAAGGAAAGGTTCCCACAGGACTTCTGGCCTGAG TTCAAGTGGTCTCGGAAAGGTTACATCCGGACACGCTGGAGACTCCAGGATCA GGTGTTCGACCTGGTCAATGTCCACCTGTTCCACGACGCCTCGAACCTGGTGGCCTGGAGATGTCCCTCTGTCTTCCCAGGAAACCGCCGGAGAGCACTGGGTCACGTGCTCAgcag GATCACCAACTCCTGCTACGAGAAGGTGCCCTTCCTAATATTCGGGGACTTCAACGTGAGACtggacacacagagagtggtggag ACTCTGTGCAGCCCAGCTACTGTACGGACCATACCCACCAATGATGCCGGAGATGTTAACAAGGTTCTCTTCCAGGAGAAGGGCAAGGATCACAAG GTTCTGCTGAGGCTTGAATCGAAAACCTTCGACTACTTTGATCAAGATGTTTTCCGAGAAAACAATGGAAAAGCT CTTTTAGAGTTCGACCGGGAGCTGGCCACGTTCACCGATGACATCTGTGAGCTGGACATTCACTTTCCTCCAAG TTATCCGTACAGTGAGGTGAACACGGAGGGAACTCTGTACGCCAACACCCGCTGCCCAGCCTGGTGTGACCGCATCCTCATGTCTCCCTCTGCCATCGAGCTTGTGGTGAAG GGGAGGCCGGTGTATAACGTGATGGGACCCGCTGTCTGTATGGGCGACCATAAG CCCGTCTACCTGTTCTTCCACATCCCCGCGTGA